The genomic region gactgtccggtgtgcaccggactgtccggtgcgccatcgaacagaagcctccagccaacggtcaagtttggtggttggggctataaataccccaaccaccccaccattcatggtatccaagttttccaacttccaaccacttacaagagctacgcattcaattctagacacaccaaaagagatcaaatcctctccaattccactcaagcctttagtgactagcgagagagatttgtcgtgttcttttgagctcttgcgcttggatcgctttctttctttctcacttgttcttatgatcaaaactcaattgtaaccaaggcaagaggcaccaattgtgtggtgaccctggcggggaagttttgttcccgtttgattgagaaggagaaaagctcactcgatccaaggaaccgtttgagagagggaagggttgaaagagacccggcctttgtggcctcctcaacggggagtaggtttgcgagaaccgaacctcggtaaaacaaatccgcgtgtcactctcttcatttgcttgcgatttgttttgcgccctctctcgcggactcgtttatatttctaacgctaactcggcttgtagttgtgattatttttgagattttcagtttcgccctattcaccccccccctctaggcgactttcaattagacCTCTCCATTTGTTGCATTATTTTTTCAGAAGTTTCAGGACTTCTCAAATGTTAATTCAATTGTATAGATATAAAAAATATTTCATGCTGATGTACAAGAACACAAAGATTATTTTTTATATGAAAAGACATTATCCATATGTTCTATGTATACTTGTAGAACTGGTTGTAATTAAGTTTGTTTTCATTTGTATTGTTCCTGACCATTGATCTATTTTTTTAGACTCATTCAAATGGAACGAGATGGATTCTTATCTGACATTCTTCTCAATGGACATGATGGTGGAGTTACTGGTATGCAAGACTTGAACATTCCGAGCACACAAGACATTAATTATGAAGTTGAACAAGCTGATGTGGAAGTGATGCCAAGTCGTGGTACAAAGGGATCGAAGAGGACAAAAAATTTTAATTCCACAGAAGATGAAGTTGTATGCTCAGGTTGGTTGAACATTAGCAAAGATCCCATTCACGGGGCCAATCAATCTCGTCCCACATTTTGGAGTAGAGTTCATGCATTCTTTGAGGAACACATGCAGGAACACATTAAAGATAAAGTTCCGAGGACACAGAGTTCTGTTATGCATAGGTGGCTGACAATTcagacacaagtgaacaagttttGTTCTTGCTATGATGCGATTTTGCGCAGGAATCAAAGTGGGTCAACTATCCATGACAAGGTATAAAATATTTATTGAATCTTTTCCTTAAATTTATTTATTTGTAAATGATGTATACATGGACAAATTCTCTAAACAGATTGCAGAAGCAACCAAGATGTTCCAGAGCTTAGACAACGAAAACAAGGCATTTACTCTTATACATTGTTGGAACATTTTGAAGGATGAAGACAAGTGGAAAGCCAAGAGGCTTGAACTTGCCGAGCTGGAAAAACAACCAAACAAGAAAAAACAGAAGTCCACCAAGATGTCTAGGCCAAGGGATGATGAAGCCACCAACAATGAAGAAGTTCCAgaggatgttgctccacaaactgaATCAAAAAAAGGCCACAGGGGATAAAGAAGGCAAAAGAAGCTCTCAGGCGAGGAGGTGGCGAAGCTTGCATGGAGGCTCTGGACAATATGTGGGCAAAGAAGGAGGCTTTCGACAAGGAGATCGAAAAAGCAAAAGAGGAGAGGTTCAACATTGCACTAGAACTAGAGAAGAAGCGAGTGTCAGCTGAGGAAAAAAAAGCTGAAGCAAAACTGATTAAAGTGTCAGCTGAGGATAAAAAAGCTGAAGCGGAATTGATTAAAGAGGAAAAAGAGATAATGTCAATCGACATGACTTCCCTCAGCCCGCTGCAGCGCCAGTACTACGAGACAATGCAGGAGAAGATTGTTGCTAGGCGTTTGGCAAATTAATTTAGTTCTAGTCATTTCAGTTGTGGAACTATTAAGCTTCAGTTTATTTGTTTAGTTCACCAGAACGTTTGTTGATTCATGAGAAGCATTATCAAAGTGCAATTTCATGACTGAGATTTATTTGCACTTACATATATATTCTCAATGTATGCAGCAGTATGTTAATTAACTTGTGTGCTGGGTGGATGCTCCTGTGACCTACTGAGCGTATTTAGTTTCCTGCTCCTGTACCTGTTGCTTCGAATTGGCGCTGGCGCATAGCACTACTAAACTTTACTTTATTTTTTTAATTCACCGGAACCGAAATCCTGTGAACCAAAATTACAAGTTGGAAGAGAAAAAACTGTTCATTACACTTGAGAACAAACATATAGGTCGTCCAAACAATTAAATAAAATAACTATGTATACAAATCAGGATGATGGTTCCAAAGGTGTTCGATGAGGTCTTCTTTCAACTGCACATGTATTTCCTTGTctctgatctttttgtgtgcttcAATAAATTGATCAAGTGTACGAGTAGCCTGCCCGTGACCAGGTCGCACATTTTCACCACCGTCCTCGAATCGCTCATCAGGGTCCACGACTCGTTCATCTTcaacaatcatgttgtgcatgatcaCACAAGCCCTCATGATCATTCCTAGTGTCTCTGTGTCCCAAATGCGAGCTGGTCCTCGAACAATGGCGAACCTAGATTGAAGAACCCCAAAAGCTCTCTCGACAGCCTTCCTTGCTGCTTCCTGTGCTTTTGCAAAATATTTGTTCTTGTTCCCAATAGGCTTAGAGATAGtcttaactaaagtagcccatgaGGGATATATACCATCTGCAAGATAATAACCCATCGTATAATCATGCTCATTAACAGTAAAGTTCACCTGTGGAGCTGTACCTTCCGCTAAGTTTGCAAACAAAGGAGACCGGTGAAGAACATTTATATCATTATGAGACCCAGGCATTCCAAAGAAAGCATGCCAGATCCAAAGGTCGTCCAAAGCAACAGCCTCCAAAATGATAGTGGGCTTGTCCACATGCCCTTTGTATTGACCTTGTAGTTGAACCGGATAGTTCTTCCACGGCCAATGCATACAATCGATAGACCCTAAATTTCCAGGAAAGCCATTTTGGTCACCTAGTGCCAGTAAGCGTGCTGTGTCCGCCTCATTGGGATATCTCAGGTATTCATCTT from Zea mays cultivar B73 chromosome 6, Zm-B73-REFERENCE-NAM-5.0, whole genome shotgun sequence harbors:
- the LOC103629659 gene encoding uncharacterized protein — protein: MIGFKSLLQMELDDNSSCNDDDYFIIAAAGIVQTFSGHKRKPGGSVPGHVVIYRDRQDGHQRMFQDYLAANPTYGPHLFRRRYRMKRDLFLRIMNAVEAHDDYFVQKRNAANVLGLSCFQKVTAAFRMLTYGVPADLTDEYVRIAESTALESLRRFVAAVVDIFEDEYLRYPNEADTARLLALGDQNGFPGNLGSIDCMHWPWKNYPVQLQGQYKGHVDKPTIILEAVALDDLWIWHAFFGMPGSHNDINVLHRSPLFANLAEGTAPQVNFTVNEHDYTMGYYLADGIYPSWATLVKTISKPIGNKNKYFAKAQEAARKAVERAFGVLQSRFAIVRGPARIWDTETLGMIMRACVIMHNMIVEDERVVDPDERFEDGGENVRPGHGQATRTLDQFIEAHKKIRDKEIHVQLKEDLIEHLWNHHPDLYT
- the LOC103629658 gene encoding glutathione S-transferase T3, translated to MERDGFLSDILLNGHDGGVTGMQDLNIPSTQDINYEVEQADVEVMPSRGTKGSKRTKNFNSTEDEVVCSGWLNISKDPIHGANQSRPTFWSRVHAFFEEHMQEHIKDKVPRTQSSVMHRWLTIQTQVNKFCSCYDAILRRNQSGSTIHDKIAEATKMFQSLDNENKAFTLIHCWNILKDEDKWKAKRLELAELEKQPNKKKQKSTKMSRPRDDEATNNEEVPEDVAPQTESKKGHRG